From Pseudoalteromonas sp. Scap06:
TAAAGTGGAAAAGGGATATTAAAGAGTTTTAATATCCCTTATTTAACTACAAAAATATAGAGAAACCTTAAAAGCTGAAATGATTAATTCCCAATACCTAATCGAGCCCTTGTATTGCTAGGCTACTTGGTCAGATCCACCTGCTGAACACGGACATTTTTCGTCATGCTTTTTAAAACACTGTTGGTAATTAAGCCAATGAGCTAACGCGATAAAAGCAGAGCCAATTAAAGTGAAGGTTTTTTCGGCCACTTCATGGCCTAATAATACTGCAGTTATCAAAAAGACTAGACCAACAACTCCACACGCCATATAACGTATACGTTTGTGCTTTTTACAGCCTAAGCTCAAAGCTAATAAGCTTGTTGGCAGTACGGCAGCAAGAATCCATAAATGAAACTG
This genomic window contains:
- a CDS encoding MerC domain-containing protein codes for the protein MKLTQTTADKFAIGLSLMCTVHCFATPIILALLPSIAVLQINGEQFHLWILAAVLPTSLLALSLGCKKHKRIRYMACGVVGLVFLITAVLLGHEVAEKTFTLIGSAFIALAHWLNYQQCFKKHDEKCPCSAGGSDQVA